From the genome of Ornithobacterium rhinotracheale, one region includes:
- a CDS encoding 50S ribosomal protein L25/general stress protein Ctc, which translates to MKSLTIQGKKRESVGKASTRALRNAEQVPCVVYGEAEPIHFSADVKSFKNLVYTPEAHIVVLELEGGETIKCVLQDIQFHPVTDAILHADFYQITDDKPVTMSIPVRLEGRARGVMAGGVLRFNLRRLKVRALPANLPDEVVVDISKMRIGHKKYIKDIRVAEYTLMHPDSDVVCLIKTSRTAVAGADADDDDDEEEEENAPETSAEESNETAAE; encoded by the coding sequence ATGAAATCATTAACGATTCAAGGGAAAAAAAGAGAAAGCGTAGGCAAAGCTAGTACGCGTGCACTTCGTAATGCTGAACAAGTTCCTTGTGTTGTTTACGGTGAGGCAGAACCAATCCATTTTTCTGCTGATGTAAAAAGTTTTAAAAACTTAGTTTACACTCCGGAGGCACACATTGTAGTACTTGAGCTAGAAGGAGGAGAAACTATCAAATGTGTATTGCAAGACATTCAGTTCCACCCAGTAACTGATGCTATTTTACACGCAGATTTCTACCAAATTACAGATGATAAACCTGTAACAATGAGCATCCCAGTTCGCCTAGAAGGTAGAGCAAGAGGTGTTATGGCAGGGGGGGTGCTTCGCTTCAATTTAAGAAGACTTAAAGTGAGAGCTTTACCAGCAAACTTGCCAGATGAAGTGGTAGTAGACATCTCAAAAATGAGAATTGGGCATAAAAAGTATATCAAAGACATTCGCGTGGCGGAGTATACCTTAATGCACCCAGATAGCGATGTTGTGTGCTTGATTAAAACTTCTCGTACAGCAGTTGCGGGCGCAGATGCTGATGACGATGATGATGAGGAGGAAGAAGAAAACGCTCCTGAAACTTCTGCAGAAGAATCAAACGAAACTGCAGCTGAATAA
- a CDS encoding porin encodes MKKIAGICAIALLSLQASAQQRHLRLNFDEGKSYIQANVRGQFWARYAHLNPGSTLNGEPASHSMDFSMRRLRLGIQSKIGEKFYIFTQVGGNNINQNTINNFRVQLIDLHADYTFSPAFALGVGKSSWGASSRMSSFSNGNLLNLDAGVFSIFTLNKQDDLGRSLGIYAKGKIGKWDYRVALAAPAFNKTTTASESKVDYAVNNPKKRISGYLKYEFWDKESNLNPFSGAAGTYLGAKNILSIGVGGAYQPEMMQKGIAPNLQYFDYKNLSADVFMEKKISERGDALTTYLGYYYTDFGDDYVRNVGPNDIADRGGTSFNGKGVQEPMMGTGNTLYWNIGYLLPKSGTHDVRIQPNVGLRYANYKGLKDVAVSYNAGVNLYLNGQASKLSLGYANRPIFDAVSKEVSERKDMIVLQYQFEIR; translated from the coding sequence ATGAAGAAAATCGCAGGAATTTGTGCAATAGCCCTATTGAGCCTACAAGCAAGCGCGCAGCAGAGGCATTTGCGCCTTAATTTTGATGAGGGAAAATCCTATATTCAGGCTAATGTAAGGGGACAGTTTTGGGCAAGATACGCCCACTTAAACCCAGGGAGTACCCTAAATGGTGAGCCTGCAAGCCATAGTATGGACTTTTCTATGCGGAGATTGCGCCTAGGCATTCAGTCTAAAATAGGGGAGAAATTCTATATTTTTACCCAAGTGGGAGGCAACAATATCAATCAAAATACGATTAATAATTTCCGCGTGCAGCTCATAGATTTGCACGCAGACTATACATTCAGCCCTGCATTTGCGCTTGGAGTGGGCAAAAGTAGTTGGGGCGCAAGTAGCCGAATGTCCTCATTTAGTAATGGGAATTTGCTCAATTTAGACGCGGGAGTTTTTTCTATTTTCACTTTAAATAAGCAAGATGATTTAGGGCGGAGCTTAGGCATTTATGCCAAAGGGAAAATTGGCAAGTGGGATTACCGAGTAGCCCTCGCAGCACCAGCATTTAATAAAACCACCACGGCCAGCGAGAGCAAAGTGGACTATGCCGTTAATAATCCCAAAAAGCGCATTTCGGGCTATCTTAAATATGAATTTTGGGACAAAGAAAGCAACCTTAACCCATTCAGTGGAGCGGCAGGCACTTACCTAGGGGCTAAAAACATTTTAAGCATAGGAGTAGGGGGCGCCTATCAGCCCGAAATGATGCAGAAAGGCATAGCACCTAATTTGCAATATTTTGATTATAAAAACCTCTCTGCCGATGTATTTATGGAGAAAAAAATATCTGAAAGAGGCGACGCATTAACCACCTATTTAGGCTATTATTACACCGATTTTGGAGATGATTATGTGAGAAATGTAGGCCCAAATGATATTGCCGACAGGGGCGGAACAAGTTTTAATGGAAAAGGTGTGCAGGAACCCATGATGGGAACGGGAAACACCTTGTATTGGAATATTGGTTATCTGTTGCCAAAAAGCGGAACCCATGATGTGAGAATCCAGCCAAATGTAGGTTTGCGTTATGCCAATTACAAAGGATTGAAAGATGTAGCCGTGAGCTACAACGCCGGCGTAAACCTCTATCTCAACGGGCAGGCGAGCAAATTATCGCTAGGCTATGCCAATCGACCTATTTTTGATGCGGTGAGCAAAGAGGTGAGCGAGAGAAAAGATATGATTGTTCTGCAATATCAGTTTGAGATTAGATAA
- a CDS encoding glutamine synthetase III: MSTLRFNALERLASIPYRKFKVEKKLSEYFCENVFTLEKMREYLTKSAFQEMVETVERGKNIDRSIADQIATAMKDWALSKGVTHYTHWFQPLTGATAEKHDSFFSPIEGNRGIERFNGGMLIQQEPDASSFPNGGIRNTFEARGYTAWDPTSPAFIIDTTLCIPSVFISYTGETLDYKTPLLRAIQAIDNAAGDVMRSYFDKNVKKVQTTLGWEQEYFLVDAGLASARPDIGLTGRTLLGHPPAKGQQLDDHYFGSIPFRAINYMKELEVECMKLGIPVTTRHNEVAPNQFELAPMFEEANLAVDHNSLLMDIMGRVASKHQLKVLLHEKPFADVNGSGKHNNWSLATDKGDNLLSPGKNPKQNLQFLTFFINTIMAVHNYGDLIRSAIASATNDHRLGGHEAPPAIMSVFIGSQLREVLDELEKVTKGKLSAGEKTDLKLNLVGKIPEILLDNTDRNRTSPFAFTGNKFEVRAVGASANCAEIIITMNTIMAEQLKTFKKKVDALIAKGLKKDEAIFNQLRDDVKACKKILFEGDGYSEEWRKEAQKRGLKNLRTTPEALRVELEKKNVKVFVENGVYNEREIKARNEIKLEKYINLIAIESRVLADLSRNHILPTAIRYQNQLLENVRGMKEIFGEAYQEYAKDQLDLIKEISGHHAKIKDLVSQLREIRAEAKQMATAQEKADHYCFVLVPKLEEIRQHVDALEMRIDDEMWPLPKYRELLFMR; the protein is encoded by the coding sequence ATGTCAACCTTACGATTTAATGCCTTAGAAAGGCTCGCCAGCATTCCGTATAGAAAGTTTAAAGTAGAAAAAAAACTTTCAGAATATTTTTGTGAAAATGTTTTTACGCTCGAGAAAATGCGTGAATATCTCACCAAATCAGCTTTCCAAGAAATGGTAGAAACCGTGGAACGCGGTAAAAATATTGATCGCTCCATTGCCGACCAAATCGCCACCGCTATGAAAGATTGGGCTTTGTCCAAGGGCGTTACGCACTACACCCACTGGTTTCAGCCACTTACGGGAGCCACGGCAGAAAAACACGACTCGTTTTTCTCTCCTATCGAGGGCAATCGTGGGATTGAGCGATTTAATGGCGGAATGCTCATTCAGCAGGAGCCCGATGCTTCAAGCTTCCCTAATGGCGGAATTCGGAATACTTTTGAGGCGCGCGGGTACACCGCTTGGGACCCCACTTCGCCCGCTTTTATCATTGATACTACTTTGTGCATTCCCTCGGTATTTATTTCCTACACGGGCGAAACTTTGGATTACAAAACGCCCCTTTTGCGTGCCATTCAGGCGATAGATAATGCCGCTGGTGATGTGATGCGCTCTTACTTTGATAAAAATGTAAAAAAAGTACAGACTACGCTCGGCTGGGAGCAGGAATACTTCTTGGTAGATGCAGGGCTGGCAAGCGCTCGCCCCGATATAGGGCTCACTGGGCGCACTTTGCTGGGGCACCCGCCGGCCAAGGGGCAACAGCTGGACGACCATTATTTCGGTTCCATTCCGTTTAGAGCCATTAATTATATGAAGGAGCTAGAAGTGGAGTGTATGAAACTGGGAATCCCCGTTACTACGCGCCATAATGAGGTGGCACCCAATCAATTTGAGCTGGCGCCGATGTTTGAAGAGGCCAATTTAGCCGTAGACCATAATTCTCTTTTAATGGACATTATGGGCAGGGTAGCCTCTAAGCACCAACTAAAAGTATTGCTACACGAAAAGCCTTTTGCCGATGTAAATGGCTCTGGAAAGCACAACAACTGGTCGCTAGCTACCGATAAAGGCGACAACCTCCTGAGCCCAGGGAAAAACCCGAAGCAAAATTTACAATTCCTTACCTTCTTTATTAATACCATTATGGCGGTGCATAATTACGGCGACCTAATCCGCTCGGCCATTGCCTCCGCCACGAACGACCACCGTTTGGGAGGGCACGAGGCGCCGCCCGCCATTATGTCCGTATTCATAGGCTCGCAGCTCAGAGAAGTTTTAGACGAATTGGAAAAAGTAACCAAAGGCAAGCTCAGCGCAGGCGAAAAAACAGATTTAAAGCTAAATTTAGTGGGTAAAATTCCTGAAATTCTACTAGATAATACCGATAGAAACCGCACCTCGCCCTTTGCCTTTACAGGGAATAAATTTGAAGTGCGTGCCGTGGGGGCCTCTGCCAATTGCGCCGAAATCATCATCACAATGAATACCATTATGGCAGAGCAGCTTAAAACTTTTAAAAAGAAAGTAGATGCCTTAATTGCCAAAGGATTAAAGAAAGATGAAGCCATATTCAATCAGCTGCGCGATGATGTGAAAGCCTGCAAAAAAATCCTCTTTGAAGGCGATGGATACTCCGAGGAATGGCGCAAAGAAGCCCAAAAACGCGGCCTTAAAAACCTGCGAACCACCCCAGAGGCACTCCGTGTGGAGTTGGAGAAAAAGAATGTAAAAGTGTTCGTAGAAAATGGCGTGTACAATGAGCGCGAAATCAAGGCGCGAAATGAAATTAAGCTCGAAAAATACATAAATCTCATCGCGATAGAATCCCGCGTGCTAGCCGATTTGTCTAGAAATCACATTTTGCCCACCGCCATAAGGTATCAAAATCAATTGCTTGAAAATGTGCGCGGAATGAAGGAAATCTTCGGTGAGGCTTACCAAGAATACGCCAAAGACCAATTGGATTTAATCAAAGAAATCTCAGGACACCACGCAAAGATTAAGGACCTCGTTTCGCAGCTGAGGGAAATCCGTGCCGAGGCCAAGCAAATGGCTACCGCACAGGAGAAGGCAGACCATTATTGTTTTGTCTTAGTCCCAAAATTAGAGGAAATTCGCCAGCATGTAGATGCTCTCGAAATGCGAATAGATGATGAAATGTGGCCGCTACCTAAATACAGAGAGCTTTTATTTATGCGCTAG